The following is a genomic window from Scylla paramamosain isolate STU-SP2022 chromosome 19, ASM3559412v1, whole genome shotgun sequence.
AGGTGATGGTGCCACGTGTCCAGCCAAAACAAGGAGAATAATACATTTTTCCAAGTGACGCCATAGTTATAAATACTTGCTGTGCTGACACGATCTTTGTTTAAATGCGTGGTAATTTCCCCTGTGTCTTTTTTCTGCCATTTGTTCGTGATGGGTAATGTAAATATTGAATATGTGGCAACGTGGTTATGGTGAGGTGAGATAGCAACATGAGGAGGAGATATGGAGATGGAAGACAGGAAGGCatgagtgtggaggaggaagaggaggaggaggaggaggaggaggaggaggaggaggaggaggaggaggaggaggaggaggaggaggaggaggaggtgagggtaaCGAACGCGGAACTTCCCttaaaaaagtaaacaatagGAACCGGAGAGCCAGGAAAAtgtagtcgtagtagtcgtagtagtagtagtagtagtagtagtagtaatagtagaaaaagaaggaagagaagctgtaactaaaagaaaaactaaataaaaaaaaataaactaactcCAGTCCTTCTATTACAGGTCACAGCCGCTTGACATCTACCCTCAAGGTGAACTAAGGTGACCCAAGGTGACCCCGTGAGCCGAAGTGACCTCAGCCATGGAGCGTAACATCCCCCACGTGCTGGATGTGTTCACCTGCTCCCCAAGGGCCCGCCGACGCGCCCTCCACACTGATCTGGACCAggtaagtaatagtagtagtagtagtagtagtagtaaacacaaatgaagaacaaacaccaATAGAACTTTTGAGCTTTAGGAGAAAAATTTATAAGCTACACTATTTAACCTCAAGCAAGACAAATCATATGAAAACAAGACACATAGTACGGACgaaaccttcacacacacacacacacacacacacacacacacacacacacgccacctcCCCTGAAAGCCCTCTCACTCCACAGGTCTCAAaggtggaggagcagaagaacCCTGGCAGCGACTCAGCAGTGTCAGTAGATTCCAGCGAGGACGAAGGAGCAAACATCAGCAAATACTTCGACTATCTCAACGAGGATGATGACGTGGGCGGCGGCAGCGCGtccaggaggaagaagaagaagatgcaaGGAAAGGAGAACCAGGGCAAGGAGAACCAGAGGGAAAGCCaggacaagaaccacaaggaggagaataagaagaagaaagacgaccAAGAACGTTCCAGTCGCAAGGAGGACTTCGAAAAGGACATCCGCCATATTGAGCGCCATCTGTCCATGAAGAAAACGATCAGAAAGAAGATGATGCGGGATCTCCAGCAGGCCTTCGTGGAGGACCCGGGCGAGTTCCAGCAGGACCCGAACCGCATGGAAccggagaaaaagaacaacatcaacatccgCAACCTGACCATCTCCAAAGGGCGCCTCTCCAAATCCGAGCACAACTTCCTGGACATGCTGAAGGACGAAAAGGAGgcgaaggacaagaagaaggacCGCAAAGGATACCGGGACAtcatgaacaataacaagaacagtaaCAAAGGGGCAGTTCTTAATGATGATGACTCTGGAAACGGTTCACCTTCCAGAGGCTCATTGAGTAAGACGGCCAGCAAGGAGGACC
Proteins encoded in this region:
- the LOC135109782 gene encoding DNA ligase 1-like; this translates as MERNIPHVLDVFTCSPRARRRALHTDLDQVSKVEEQKNPGSDSAVSVDSSEDEGANISKYFDYLNEDDDVGGGSASRRKKKKMQGKENQGKENQRESQDKNHKEENKKKKDDQERSSRKEDFEKDIRHIERHLSMKKTIRKKMMRDLQQAFVEDPGEFQQDPNRMEPEKKNNINIRNLTISKGRLSKSEHNFLDMLKDEKEAKDKKKDRKGYRDIMNNNKNSNKGAVLNDDDSGNGSPSRGSLSKTASKEDLIETKEAPKEAPKEEKKIGFWKKLTGKGKSKR